In Lytechinus variegatus isolate NC3 chromosome 13, Lvar_3.0, whole genome shotgun sequence, the DNA window GACCCCCGCGATTCGCGAAAATTTCTGTACGCGACAATAACACCTATTAGAGAAATAATCCAACGTTAGATCTCTAGCCTACTTTACTTaaaggcctaacgttagatgaGTAGATCTACTGTAGACTagcctacatttatttttttaatttagaatcTACATTGAGCATGTTGAGAGTCTACAAATCTTTAGATCTAGACCTACATACCTAGATTGATATAGATCTAGGTCTAGATAGGGTCTAACTTTTAGTCTAGTTATTTATTCTAGATATAGGCTAGCGCTTCTAGATCATACAGTAGACTAGAGCAGCCAGTTAGGGCTACCGGCTAGGCTAGAAATAGAAtctagaatgaaaaatatagcaCAGACTAATGTTAGGCCTAGATCAAAATTCTTAAATCGAGGCCAGGCCTAGTCTAGTCAAGACTGAGCTGTTGGTCTAGGTTTAGGCCTGTTTTCTATTCCTGGATCTGGAAACCTAAACGAGTCCCaaaaaagtttgaataaaaaactcTTCAAAGACAAAGCAACATATGGACTTAAAACAGGAGTAGAGAGATGTCTAACGTAAGGACTAATTCCAAATTTAGCCAGGCCTATTTCCTTGGCAAGCAATGCAGCGATAGTCAGATCTAACaatgtagacaggaataaccattgTTCCTGgggatttgttttaaaaattctgacattttactcTCATATCACATTGCCTTGGTGAGAGAGGCCAACGCAGACTAATAATTCAGCAGAACAAACAATACAGAGACTGTTCAAAGCTTTTTGTCTAAGTCAGATCTATTCCACTAGATCTAAGCTAAGGTTAGAATAATAATCTATATCTATCCCTGTCCCTAAGCTAAGCAGTCTAAGTCCTGAATGCTATTCTGGGCCTAGACCAATATGTATCTTCAGTCTCGGTTGCTCCACTAACTCACTAGACTCCGACGTTTTGCTTcaggaaagtaaaaaaaaaagtaaaaaacaatgtTCAATTCTCAAAAAAACAATTGGGCCTAGGGCCTAGGCTAGAACTAACTATAGGCCTAATGGTAGACCCAAGACTACTctcaaaagttacaaaaattTTCCCTTACTTAAAGTTAGAATAAAGACGGCGACCTCTTAATAAGCTAATTTATTGTTTTAGATCTAGGATTAGAGTCTAGACTCTAGTCTAGAGTGGTTGAGGGAATCTATTCAATTTAGATTTTGACAAACATGAAAAGCAACAAATGGGACtgaaacacaaaaaaactgtgcAGGTCACTCTGTTTGGGGTTGAAATGTTCTAGTAATTAACAAACATAGAGATAATCTAAATTAAAATTTCTTACCATATATGGGTGATGAATGCTTTCCTTTCACtacaatagttgtaattagtttcCATAAAATCcaaattattaagaaaaaaacaactttagtgACATTTTTTCAACTTTGTTGCAATCATCCCTGCAGCAGTTATTTACCAAAAAGGTGCTAGTCTTGGTTAAAAGAGGACTATTATTTCCAAAAAGAATTTTAAACCCGGGTTTAACCCAGGTTTAGTTAAACCCGGCTATCAGAATACCAAAATAATTAAACTACACTTAGACCAGAGGTGAGGTTTAGAGGTTTAGTTAAACCAGGGTTAACTTTAGACTAGGGTTAaattaaacctgctatcagaatacgggcccagggGTCGAAATTGCAAGGTGAATCGTAATCGTAAGTATGTCGGACGAGTCCCAAATGTCATCGTTCCCATTTTCCTTATTTGCCATCAACATACTGAATCTCATTAACTTTAGTTGTTTCTGTTCGTATTAAAGGTGCCACTCGATGTTTTGTTCTTTTACTCAGGTCAATCCAGTAGCCTACCTTGATCAGCTAGCCAAAGCAATCGGTGCGCTACCAAGTTTGACAAAGCTTCTCTTCACCGATCCTGTACTTGCGTATCACTTCTACTTCGGAGTCGCCTATCCACCTTGCCATAGGTTAGTAGGTCCTGGTGCCACTCCTGGGGCAAGACAGGCTCTTCTCGACTGCAAGGAGAACCAGGTACATGGTATTACACTGACAACAGTGCGTAGGGATGCGGAAAATTGTCTGCAAGCCTATGAAGACGGCCAGAAATCCTCCTTAACTGTGTATATCATGATCTTCGGAGCCATTTTATCTGTAATTGTCCTCATGGCTATATTTTGATCAGAAAAGAGAATCTTAATTGATTTAAACAAATTGCCAAACGTTATACGTTTTATATTACCTTCATGACGGCTCTCAGCCTATCCCATCAATATTCGAAATCAAGATTAATTTCGATTATGAAAGGCCAATTGTACAAGACAATGCCCATCGATATTGTTTTGATGTTCTTAATGACACCCACCCCATGGATCACAAGTAGAAAATATTATAGTGATTATAGATATTATATTGAAATGAGAGTCGtttatgacaaaaaaatgtcCATTTTGAAAAGATATATTGTTATAATTGTAATCATATCATCATAGCATTACATGTACCCACTCTTGGTATTTTTTACATCAATGGTTGTTGCTAATCTTCTGtatctaaataaatacaatcatgtaaaatgaaaaaaaaatatctgtaatGATCAGATCTTGTTACAAATGAATCTTTGTATGTATGAAATCGTTTACATGTGTGGGGATGAAATGAAACTGATTTCAAATTCAGTCAAAGTCCATTTTGATATCaagtttaattatatacctaaTAACTGCTTGCAATTCACTTATTGGAGATGTAGACATTTTGCTGATCGACTCGGGCGAATGTAGCATAATTACTCTGACTTGTTTGTAAAAAGATACTAATAACcggtaaaaatacaaaagacaaGAGGTACCGCCAGAAAAGGAATaacttcattttctcttttttccccaaataagtgtttattcaaaacaaacatgaaaCTGTAGGAACCAAAATAAACcaacatttattaaaaatgtttacACCATGGCGTATTTGGTCATTAATATAACACCCATATGGATTTTGCCCAAACACTTcgagcctgtgtatagctttggtaaagggtcaataatgtgattgataatcgaatatcatctaatatgacagtcttactgaagcgtagagaccgttagatatttttccaactgcacttctctgagaaaatttcaaatattcaaatcttggatatatagcgccctctctcggcgatgcttgttttaaattaaaaaaatggacattcaagcacttatcttaaaaaattagtgattagatatccaaaagttacagacaaagaacatatcttgaaaatttCTACCCATTcaatgatttggaataggatttaactgaaagacaaaaacacacagatattttaatttgatcggctgacccgatcaagttaaatttccatgtaaaaacgcaaaatttatcctgtaaaacacattttcatttcatatcctcgacatcataactgttatagggcatatccattcatattagctagcaatgaattggaatagtgataggtgcattttggtggatttacgtaaactatacacaagctttaagcgTCAACATCTTCAAACACACCACGCGCCGCCGTGAAAGCCGCAAAAATgtgccatccccccccccccccttttttcaaCCATATATTTTGATCCGATTGGCCTAATTCACCATCAGAAAAAGCATTAGAAAATTTAACTCTTCTTCGTTACGGTGATGTaaaatcacgattttttttgttgtgccATTGCACCGTCATTTATTGTGTATTTTCCATCAATATTGTCAAAATTTCTGTGGTATTGAACTTTTTGACTGAGCGCTTCCGGCTAGATCTGGCGGTTTCTTGCCGGGTGTGGGCTATTTTTTACCACCGGAAAAAGATTCAAGTCATTCAGGTCATTctaaacattttgatatataaatgattctcattggatgaaaaataaaccgtcaaaaaaattaacaaattggAGCCTCCGTCTGATTTTGGGAACTTTGCTACATTTGCGCATTTCATTTCTCCACGAGGGGAACAGAAACCCGACACCGGGTATCGatgagattgaatgagaaaAAGATGGAGAAGAGAGGCGACATTTGTACTAATCTTCAGTAAATAATCACGTAGGCAGAGACCGATGAGACAGCTATAATGAATTGCATCTCACATtccttgaaaagaaaatgacaataaacaatTCCTGCTGAAAATAAACAGTCTCAATAGATCGCCGTACGTATCCCTCCCACCATGCCCACCTCCGTGTCACCCTTGCTCTAAATAGAACGGTCGCGAACCTAGCGTGATCCAATCCGATCCAATCAGATTCAACCGCACAGCTGAGCGACAATTGTACGCTTAGTCGGTTCTGTGTGCGCGCAGCTGACCCGGGCTGATTAAAAGCTTCAAATTAGGTGAAAAAAATCGGGGGTCACAAATTCATATGTACTAAGTCaattaattgaaatttgaaaaccaTTTCAATGGGCAtattctattgatttttttccctttgcctcccccccccctgcacaaGTACCATTATTAAGTAAGTTAAAATGTTCAGGTAATCAtgtattttagttttgctattgaaaaaaatcaattaaatctgTACCTCCATGAACTTGCCAAATTATTATAAAATCTTCATGTAATGTATTACCTTAATGCTAATAAGAATAGGGATCTGACtaatccccccccccgacaTTTTTGGCGGTAAACCGACCGCTCGTCGCTCGCTGActctttactttcaagtctcgcgcaacttttgagacccaAATTGCGACCCCCAGGTACGTTGTTACGAAATTACGCATtataagtgcatgcagaccaaaaaATTGCAACGAATCCCCTCCTTTGGGCCAAAGACCGTCACCGCTAATACTTTTATAAACAGAGCGATGGCAGCTAATGCCCATTGGTTTGAACTTAGGttatatataaatcaaaagtccagTAGGCAGTTCTTTAAACGTATATACAACAGACATTTATTAGTTGAGATGCAACAACGATGATCACTACTGCGTCATCTTGacagcagccataactttctctaTGCAAGTAGTCACGTGTAATAACAAAGTATAGTCTACGCTTGCAGACCTTTATCAGTTATCACCACACCTCCCTTTCTTTAAAGAGgtttatatacacatatataataCTTCTTAAACTACAGAGTGACAGGGTGGACTACCTGTACACTTACAACAGTACTAGGGGATTATTCTGCCCCTTAAAGCTGGAACACTGTCGCTGTCAAATATTTTAACATGCAACATTACagttcatatatatttcatttttgctgTTTGTATGATGCGACAATTCGTTGAACCGGTAGAGACATCTGTTGAGTAGAGTTTTGTGATAGCGATAAATTCAATCCGGTATTGCTGATTAACTTTAACATGCAAATTTATATCATGCACATGCAATCATGCAGTTATCATGGGGTTGTATTAGAGTTCAAACCATTTACAGTTTCAAAGTTATTTTTGAACTCATGTGGCTATTTACAAAACGAAACGCGAAAGTTTTCCTGTTTAGTTCGCTTTCCTCTATTTACATGTTTAAACGATCTGGCGGTTTAACGACTCGTCCGCTTCTGGTTGTTCGGGATGGTGACGAAGATGCGCGAACATCAGATGCTGGTTCCGCTTCTGTGCTGTCATCTAGCTCGAAGTCATCCTGTGTTGGCAATGGAATAGACTCGGCTTGGTGTCTGGGATCTGGCCTAAGGTGACGTCTGTTTCTGCGACGTATCTCGCCTGTGGCTGTTTCGATTTGGTATGATCTGTTATGATTATTGACAGATTTTATGATACCATGTTGTGACCAGGTATTATTTTTCATGTCTTGGAGTATCACATGATCTCCAGGTTTTAGCTTTGGCAAGTCATGAGCATGTTTATCGAATCGCTCTTTTTGTTTCACCTTCTGCTCATCCTTTCTTCCCCTCACAGATTTAGTATCAATCTGTTGGTTATTGAGCAAAGTGTCAAGCATGGGAAGGTTTAACCTAATCTGACGATTGTACAGAAGTTCTGCTGGAGATTTTCCGCATGCTATTGGTGAACTTCGATAGACTTGTAAAGCTCTGTGGATATCTTGTCCACTGTGTTGTGACTTCAGTATGAGATTTTTGACAATCTTCACAGCATTTTCTGCGAGGCCATTTGATTGTGGATAATGTGGACTCGATGTGGTATGGTGAAAATCCCATTCTTTTGCAAAGCTTTTGAATTCTTGGCTTGCAAATTGAGGACCATTATCCGACATCAGttcacatggtgtaccatgacgAGAAAATATTGCTTTCATGTGATTAATCACGACCTTGCTTGTAGTTGAAGTCAAAGTACATACTTCAATGAATTGTGAGTAGTAGTCAACGACGACCATATATtctcttttgttcaaagtgaATAGATCTACTGCAATTTTTTCCCAAGGACGATTAGGCACTGCATGAGGATTTAGGCTTTCAGCCTGTTGTTTTGGTTTGTACATTAGGCATGAAGTACAATTTTGGACCATTTCAGTGATGTCTGCATTGATTCTTGGCCAATAGATTACTTCCCTAGCACGTTTCTTACATTTCTCAATGCCTAAGTGACCTTCGTGTACTTGGTTTAGTATGTATTGTCTCATGGAAGTTGGAATTACTATCTTAGAACCTTTGAATATGATTCCATCTGCTTCAGAGAGTTCACTTCTAATGTTCCAGTACTGTTTTATTCTAGCTGGACATTGTTGCTTACTTTCTGGCCAACCATTTCTGATGGTGGCTAGCAACTCTTGAAGCTCTACATCTTTTTTGGTCTCTTCAACAATTTCTTGTCTTTTGTTTGATGTTACTGGCATTGCTTGTACTATCATATCTACATAGACTCTGATATCTTCTTCAGTTTCAACATTCAATTCTGCTTTTGGATCTACTGCTCGTGACAGTGTATCGGCAGTGAACATGTACTTTCCAGGTGTATATGACACTTTGAGATCATATCTCTGTACTCTGATTAGTAATCTTTGAATGCGTAAAGGACAATCTGCCAATGACTTAACAAACAATGGGATAAGTGGCTTGTGATCTGTTTCAACTTCTATCTTTTGACCATagatatattgatgaaatttttcacatCCGTAAGTGATAGCTAAGAGTTCTTTTTCTATCTGAGCGTAACGTGTTTCTGCATCAGTCATAGCTCTTGATGCGTAAGCTATTGGATGCCAATTTTGTTCATGTTGCTGTAGGAGAACTGCTCCTAGTCCATTTTTTGAAGCATCAGCTGATATCTTTGTGGGTTTTGTGGAGTCATAGAAATGAAGCACTGGTTGACTCATTAGAGCTTCTTTCAACTCGCACCATGCTTTTTCTTGTTCATTTTCCCACATCCACTCTACTTTCTTGTCAAGCAAAATACGTAGAGGTGCTGACCTTGTTGATAGGTTTGGAATGAATTTTGCTTGGTAGTTTATCATCCCCAAGAACCTTTGTATGTCCTGTTTACATGTTGGTCTTGCCATGTTCCTGATGGCAGCAACCTTTTTAGGATCTGGTCTGACTCCATCTTGGCTGATCAAGTCACCAATGAAAGTCATCTGGTTCACATTGAACTCACACTTGTCTCGATTGAGTTTCAGGTTTGATTTTTGTGCGATGTCTAGAACTTTTCTCAGACGATCGTCATGCTCTTCTTGAGTGCTTCCCCATACCACTATGTCATCCATCATGGTATTGACACCAGGTATATCTACGAACAAGTTATGTATTATCTTGTGAAATACTTCAGGAGCACTGCAGATACCAAAAGGTAGTCTCAAGAATCTATATCTTCCGTACGGAGTGATAAATGTACAAAGCTTGGAACTATCTTCATCTAGTTGGATTTGCCAAAAACCACTTGATGCATCTAATTTACTGAAATACTTGGCTCCAGCAAACTGAGAGGTTATTTCAGCTCTAGAAGGCAATTTATAGTGTTCTCGTTTGATTGCTCGATTAAGATCACGCGGATCTAGACAGACTCTGAGTTGACCATTCTTTTTCTTGACTACAACAAGAGAAGACACACAATCTGTCGgttcatcaacctgtttgatTACATCCATGTTTTCCATCTTATCTAGTTCCTCTTTGAGTTTCTTTTGAAGTGGAAATGGAACTTTACGACATGCATGTTGAACTGGTTGTGCATTGTCTTTCAATGTAATGTGATGTTTGCCTGGAAGACATCCTAATCCTACGAATACATTGTCATAATCTTGCACTACAGTTTTGCCTGTTTTTATCTCTGTTTGTTTATCAACATGATAGACGCGTTTTACTAGATACAAGTCTTCACTCGTTCTGAGACCTAGCAATGGTTGACGATTTCCAGGAATGATGAAACATTGAACACTGTGTTTAATTCCTTTGTACTCCATTTGGACATAACAACGACCTTTTACTGGAATGTTAGTCTCATAGTAACCTGTTAACTTCACTTTGGCTTTTTGTAGTTTTGGTTTTGGTTTCAATTTGTGATAGATAGTTTCAGGGAGAGTGTTAGCTTGAGCTCCAGTATCTATCTTGAACTCAACTAGCTCATTATTGACTCTCAAATTGACTTTCCACTCTTCTTTTGATTCATGTTCCTGTGAATCAACTGAACAAATCATGAAACAATCTGAATCTACCTTCAAGTGTTGCAATTCATTTACTTTTGCTACTGGGGTACGACAACACTTAGCAAAATGATTTTGCTTACCgcactttttacatgttttacctTGTGCAGGACATTTTTCTTTGGTGTGTCTATTACCACATCTTGTACATGTTTTATTGTTAGTACGATCTTGAGGTTTTGTTTGTCTtgtttggtttgactttttaccaGAAGATTTCTTATTCTTGCTGAGAGAATCAACCGGAATTGAGGCATTTTTCCCGGTGGAACTCAACGCTTGGGCCTGCGTTCGAGTTTGTTCAGCCACCCGACAAACTTGCAACGTTTTATCCAATGTGAGATCATCTAGCCTCAACAAATGCTCTCTTAGACCATCATCTAAGATACCACAGATAATTCTGTCCCGTATAAGACTCTCTTTCAACGAAGAAAACTCACACGACTGTGCACGACTTCGCAATTCAGTTGCATACTGATCAACACTCTCATGCTCTAATTGTGATCTTGTGAAAAATCTATGTCTCTCATACGTTAGATTACGTTTTGGCATGCAATATTCCTCAAATTTGTCCAACACTTTCTCAAGCTTCATGCTCTCATCCTCGGCAAATACAAATGTATTATACAATTCCAAGGCAGCATCACCAATTACGTGTAGAAGCATTGATGTTTGTGACTTGTCATCTTTTTCTGACATTCCTGAGGCAACATTGTATAGAgtgaatttttgtttgaatctTTTCCAATTCTCGGAAATATTTCCCTTTAAGTCAAGTGGAGGAGGTTGACTTAGATTTGTCATGTTGTCTGTTGTTGTCGTTGTTTCTATGTATCGTTAATGTTAGTAACTTTGTCTTACTTTTTAGTTTAGTAACTTTAACATACCAATATCACTTGTGCATATACTCATGAACAGTATAATAATTAGCAAGTATTTGTATCTTTCCAACAATTATGTTTGCTCAATTATTACTACTCTCACTGAGATAGAATGTTCATGTCCCATAAACGTCACGCTAACTGTCCGTCATACTGTAATTTGGCCAGGCACATTCATGCACTCCAAATACATACAACGACATAGCCAACTACTATGGACATAACATCACACATACAGCAATGGTCATTCACTGATACACATGAATACAATAAGCTCTTTGTCTTTCACCATCTCTCTCCTCACGGGGGTTAGGGAGAAAATGGAATGAACTGGCCTGATTTCAATGATTCCTCCATCTCAAAGCTCGGTGGGTTACTCAGCATAATAATGCAGAATCTGACACCATGGTTTGAACTTAGGttatatataaatcaaaagtccagTAGGCAGTTCTTTAAACGTATATACAACAGACATTTATTAGTTGAGATGCAACAACGATGATCACTACTGCGTCATCTTGacagcagccataactttctctaTGCAACTAGTCACGTGTAATAACAAAGTATAGTCTACGCTTGCAGACCTTTATCAGTTATCACCACACCCATGAAGCCGGTCGTAAAACACGCTATCACCGATGGACAGCGGAAATCAATTGTGCGCTGCTCCTACCCATTGCGATGTTGTTCGTTCACTTTATCAAAAGCAACGCACATCAGCGAACGTTAGCGATGTGAAAATGATTGCAGAAACAAGAAAACAGGCGtgcataaacatatttttttacgtACATCGCAAATAATCGCACATGAAATGCATTCAAGTTGACATCACCTTGCAGATCAGTATATTTACGGCAAAGATGCACTTGAAATTTGACGGAAAAATGTGCGGAAAATCGTTAAAATGTCCATttgtgataggtccatggttagaCAGCGATTTTGACAGCTGGAAACAGGTGGTGGTCATAAAATGCTCTCGTTGAATGTCCatttgtaataggtccatgctgcaacggacccctggtctATTAACGAAtgatacacgcagcacccccacttcccagggccatggcaAGGCGGAGAGTCATGGTTGCTCAATCACGTTTTCGTTGGATAGTATATAGCCTCCTCCTTAACTTGGGAAATATCAAGTTTTCGTATTTACTACGGGGAAACTTTCTACTTTCTACAACGCaccgattcctttgaaaatttaattaaaatcacaatggagagctaaGAGgcttttgtcatgtttgtcgaaagttggtggactgggacagcagatcatctaAACTAAGATTTGTACTGGACGAACTGAaaatatgtcgttgtccagagtcaattGAGAATCCGATGCTGTctcggtccaccaactttcgacaaaagcctctccgctctccattgtgatttgaattacattttcaaaggaattggtacGTTGTAGGGTTTCCCCGTTGTAAATGCGAAAAGTTCTGCATAACTGAGAGTTGTCTTGATAATCGTTTGAGAATAAGGTCATTAGAACCAGCTCAAAGTTGTCTGATTTCGGCAtaatactaccatgactacaCACTCTTGCCATTCCCCTGTAAGGTTTCACTTTTACAGGTCCTCTATCCatgcttttctttctttattttttcttcaggtGGGGGTTTCTGTTATGTGCCAGGTTAATAGGTTAACGAAAAGTCATTCATCATTTGATGTTGATTGTGTTGAGGTGAATTGTTGAATTTATGTGATAAAGGGTTCGGAGAAAATTCCCTTGACATTCAAGCAAAATGTCCTCCCACCCCTCTTCTAACTTCTCGCTTGCTCTTAATAGAAAGCAAAAGAAATGTTGCAAATAAAGATCTCAAAAGTCGTTAGATCAAAGGTTCAGGGGTTAGGGATATGGAAAATGCGGATACCGCCTAGAAGATTTAAAGCAAGCCCGAAAGCAAGCGAGGGGAGACAGACAGATGAGTTTTCAAATCAGTATTAACCTACATTGGCCTTCACGAAGCTGAAGTGTTTCAGAGGATTTCGTTCTAATGGGTAATGGGATAATGTTGGCCTACGACTGTGCTGAAGCTATTAGGCGACTTGGTCTTGTTTTAGTTATGTTTTAATGGAATTAAGGTGCATTAATCAGAGTTGGTGTCTGCAAAACTGGTTAGCGAAATGACTGGTCGAATAGCAGTGATAGGTGCAGGAGCTTCGGGGCTGGCCGCCATTAAAACATGTCTTGAAGAAGAATTACAACCTGTTTGCTACGAACGATCGGCGCACTTGGGTAAGTCAAGAAAATGAGGAATGAGGAACATATAGCAATTCCTCGCCATTGCTCTAACGGAAGaatcttaaccccccccccaaaaaaaaaaaaaaaaaaacacagaatattCATTCATATCTGAAGGATTTACAGGTAAAAGGGACTTAATCCCCCTTTCCCCTTCACAAATCAGAGGCTTTCCCTCCTAATTCAGGAGTTTATTTTACCATGTTTATAAGAAACATGGATAgaggtaaaaacaaaattatctttcacagatttgtttaaaaaaattgcagcGGGCTAAGGTgccttttatttcatatgatttttttacattaattggTTGTATGAAGTGTTTTGGAATTATTCACTTTTGCATGAAAACGTAAATTCCATTTTTGATACTTCGGGAGTTAATTAGTTTGGTTGCACAGGGTTAATGTCtgtttaaacatttaaaaaaaaagcaggaTAAGAAAATGGATTTAGTCTCTTATGATGACGAGCTTCGACTATTAGCATGGATGTGATGTTATGTGCATGTTGTGGGTTTATTCTCATTGTTCTGTTGAGTGTTTTATAAAGTTTGTAAGTTATGAAGGTGGAACTGGTGATACTTTCTGACTTGTGCTCTTCCTGTGTAGCTGActtaggcccgtattctaaagtcgggtttaattaAAACCCTGTTTTAAAGTTGTGTTTGACTATGGATGGCCAAGAGTGGCATAGATCTTACAGTAGAATTTCAAAGTATCAACTCATTTTGCTCTAAAAATCATTCTTGACTGTTTCGGCCTCCgagtgcgctcgcgcagaggcggATGATGGGACAGCGCTTTGCGGccgcttttcatcaaaattacaTCTTATTCTAGCAGATCAACACGACCGGAACGGCGCGacgaaaaatatgcaaagttttggagcggattttttttctcgataagaagaaaacgCACAGTTAtaaccatggtctaagttaaacctgactttcGAATACA includes these proteins:
- the LOC121426643 gene encoding uncharacterized protein K02A2.6-like produces the protein MEYKGIKHSVQCFIIPGNRQPLLGLRTSEDLYLVKRVYHVDKQTEIKTGKTVVQDYDNVFVGLGCLPGKHHITLKDNAQPVQHACRKVPFPLQKKLKEELDKMENMDVIKQVDEPTDCVSSLVVVKKKNGQLRVCLDPRDLNRAIKREHYKLPSRAEITSQFAGAKYFSKLDASSGFWQIQLDEDSSKLCTFITPYGRYRFLRLPFGICSAPEVFHKIIHNLFVDIPGVNTMMDDIVVWGSTQEEHDDRLRKVLDIAQKSNLKLNRDKCEFNVNQMTFIGDLISQDGVRPDPKKVAAIRNMARPTCKQDIQRFLGMINYQAKFIPNLSTRSAPLRILLDKKVEWMWENEQEKAWCELKEALMSQPVLHFYDSTKPTKISADASKNGLGAVLLQQHEQNWHPIAYASRAMTDAETRYAQIEKELLAITYGCEKFHQYIYGQKIEVETDHKPLIPLFVKSLADCPLRIQRLLIRVQRYDLKVSYTPGKYMFTADTLSRAVDPKAELNVETEEDIRVYVDMIVQAMPVTSNKRQEIVEETKKDVELQELLATIRNGWPESKQQCPARIKQYWNIRSELSEADGIIFKGSKIVIPTSMRQYILNQVHEGHLGIEKCKKRAREVIYWPRINADITEMVQNCTSCLMYKPKQQAESLNPHAVPNRPWEKIAVDLFTLNKREYMVVVDYYSQFIEVCTLTSTTSKVVINHMKAIFSRHGTPCELMSDNGPQFASQEFKSFAKEWDFHHTTSSPHYPQSNGLAENAVKIVKNLILKSQHSGQDIHRALQVYRSSPIACGKSPAELLYNRQIRLNLPMLDTLLNNQQIDTKSVRGRKDEQKVKQKERFDKHAHDLPKLKPGDHVILQDMKNNTWSQHGIIKSVNNHNRSYQIETATGEIRRRNRRHLRPDPRHQAESIPLPTQDDFELDDSTEAEPASDVRASSSPSRTTRSGRVVKPPDRLNM